Proteins found in one Dendrosporobacter quercicolus genomic segment:
- the recF gene encoding DNA replication/repair protein RecF (All proteins in this family for which functions are known are DNA-binding proteins that assist the filamentation of RecA onto DNA for the initiation of recombination or recombinational repair.) yields MRINQLDLRNYRNYVKLSLKFTHNINIFLGHNAQGKTNILEAIYYGAIGRSHRTNIDAELIRWQQPAGSINIRFTRLDIENNLNFKFTNNQNKEINYNSHRVKPRELMGALNVVLFSPEDLLLIKGAPVGRRRFLDMEISQANPSYYRKLLQYNRIVMQRNTLLKKIREKKAKADLLDSWDDQLAVLAAALVLKRLETVKKLAMLANLMHRRMTDNKENLFIGYQTSGIETDAQPNLAECYHRRLIDSRNIDILRGSTGIGPHRDDIVLTVNGVNLRTFGSQGQQRTGVLALKLAELEFIKSETGEYPVLLLDDVMSELDENRREQLLFFIKDRIQTFITATDGKFFPEWKPGKYYIVTAGNVKECLV; encoded by the coding sequence ATGCGAATAAATCAACTTGATTTACGTAATTATAGAAATTATGTAAAGTTATCATTAAAATTCACACACAATATCAATATCTTTTTAGGCCACAACGCCCAGGGGAAAACCAATATCCTCGAGGCAATCTATTATGGTGCAATAGGACGGTCTCATCGTACCAATATTGATGCGGAATTAATTCGGTGGCAGCAGCCTGCGGGCAGTATCAATATTAGGTTTACCAGGCTGGATATTGAAAACAACCTCAACTTTAAATTTACCAATAACCAGAATAAGGAAATTAACTATAACAGCCACCGGGTGAAACCGCGCGAGCTTATGGGCGCTCTAAATGTCGTGCTGTTTTCTCCGGAAGACTTGCTGTTAATTAAAGGAGCGCCTGTTGGCCGCAGGCGTTTTCTTGATATGGAGATATCACAGGCCAATCCCTCTTATTACCGGAAATTGCTGCAGTATAACCGGATTGTCATGCAACGTAATACCTTATTAAAAAAAATCCGGGAAAAAAAAGCCAAAGCCGATTTGCTGGACTCCTGGGATGATCAGTTAGCTGTTTTAGCGGCCGCTTTAGTTCTAAAGCGGCTGGAAACAGTCAAAAAGCTGGCAATGCTGGCCAATTTAATGCACCGCAGAATGACTGATAACAAAGAAAATTTGTTCATAGGATATCAAACCAGCGGTATAGAAACAGACGCTCAGCCCAACCTGGCTGAATGTTACCACCGGCGGCTGATCGACAGCCGCAATATTGATATCCTGCGGGGCAGTACAGGGATAGGCCCGCACCGTGATGATATTGTCTTAACTGTAAATGGCGTGAATTTAAGAACCTTTGGTTCACAAGGTCAGCAGCGTACCGGTGTTCTGGCTTTAAAACTCGCCGAATTAGAGTTTATCAAGTCTGAGACCGGCGAATACCCCGTCTTACTGCTTGATGATGTGATGAGCGAGCTTGACGAAAACCGCCGCGAGCAACTGCTTTTCTTTATCAAAGACCGGATTCAAACGTTTATTACTGCGACAGATGGTAAGTTTTTTCCGGAATGGAAACCGGGAAAATATTATATTGTTACTGCGGGAAACGTAAAGGAGTGCTTAGTATGA
- a CDS encoding DciA family protein → METGKILYCYCGKRKGVLSMNQLRDILPSTLQNLGLAKRYNTESAILHWPEIVGKDIAVHAVPTSVQRGTLLIAVNNSVWCHHLSMMKEEIIYKLNAFIGEKAIIDIRFQAGYLKKDKNTNQDEEKLETINQKLRFIQLDESELQQASDLAKHTAETKLRQKIFKIIKKHLAFKKLKKLNNWHKCATCESLCPKELTYCSVCSLENREVKLSNIRQLLTEAPWLTYAELCKYLECLPEEFIRAKTALTVFLANEINSGRSENLQVLTLVMLVTGAKPEDVTENLTKKTLDKFRRKSYVSTPRI, encoded by the coding sequence ATGGAAACCGGGAAAATATTATATTGTTACTGCGGGAAACGTAAAGGAGTGCTTAGTATGAATCAATTACGGGACATACTACCTAGTACCTTGCAAAATCTTGGTTTAGCCAAAAGATACAATACCGAATCGGCGATTTTACATTGGCCGGAAATTGTCGGTAAAGATATCGCTGTCCATGCAGTACCCACCAGTGTACAGCGCGGTACGCTCTTAATTGCGGTTAATAATTCCGTATGGTGCCATCACCTGTCCATGATGAAAGAAGAAATTATTTACAAGCTGAATGCTTTCATTGGTGAAAAAGCCATTATTGACATTCGTTTCCAAGCAGGATATTTAAAAAAGGACAAGAATACTAATCAAGATGAGGAAAAACTGGAAACAATTAATCAAAAGTTAAGATTCATCCAGCTTGATGAATCTGAGCTCCAGCAGGCCAGTGATTTGGCAAAGCATACTGCCGAAACCAAATTACGGCAGAAGATTTTTAAAATTATTAAAAAACATCTGGCTTTCAAAAAGCTGAAAAAATTGAACAATTGGCATAAATGCGCAACTTGTGAGAGTTTATGTCCCAAGGAATTGACTTATTGCAGTGTATGCTCACTTGAAAATAGAGAAGTCAAATTAAGTAATATCCGTCAGCTGCTGACCGAGGCGCCTTGGCTTACTTATGCTGAACTGTGCAAGTATCTGGAATGTCTGCCTGAAGAATTTATTAGAGCAAAAACCGCATTAACCGTTTTTTTGGCTAATGAGATCAACAGCGGCCGAAGCGAAAATTTACAAGTGCTGACTCTGGTTATGCTGGTCACCGGGGCAAAACCGGAAGATGTTACGGAAAATCTCACTAAAAAAACTCTGGACAAGTTCAGGAGGAAAAGCTATGTTTCTACACCTAGGATCTGA
- the remB gene encoding extracellular matrix regulator RemB: protein MFLHLGSDIVVALRDVIAINDLKSFRSGINKDFIKNMREKNLIVDISPDHAKSFVVTDKKIYLSAISSMTLKKRAGTVYYGEEEM from the coding sequence ATGTTTCTACACCTAGGATCTGATATTGTTGTAGCGCTTAGAGATGTGATTGCCATCAATGATCTTAAGTCATTTCGCTCAGGGATAAATAAAGATTTTATCAAAAATATGCGGGAAAAGAATCTTATTGTTGATATTTCGCCTGACCATGCGAAGAGTTTTGTTGTCACCGATAAAAAAATATATTTATCGGCAATTTCATCAATGACCTTAAAAAAGCGGGCGGGAACAGTGTACTATGGCGAAGAGGAAATGTAA